The Ciconia boyciana chromosome 22, ASM3463844v1, whole genome shotgun sequence genome has a window encoding:
- the FMNL1 gene encoding LOW QUALITY PROTEIN: formin-like protein 1 (The sequence of the model RefSeq protein was modified relative to this genomic sequence to represent the inferred CDS: inserted 2 bases in 1 codon; deleted 1 base in 1 codon; substituted 1 base at 1 genomic stop codon), whose translation MGNAAGGMDGGAAGRESRDARLPVPPPSAAAPPPARQPMPAAAELEERFGRVLNSMNLPPDKMKLLNQYDNEKKWELICDQERFQVKNPPSAYIQKLKSYLDTGGVSRKFKRRVQESTQVLRELEISLRTNYIGWVQEFLNEENKGLDVLLEYLAFAQCSVTYDMESAENGSPGSDKGKVLEWSLEDLSKSNSSSPTQGSSKVRHLTVRLNPSHSRKALRNSRLVSQKDDVHVCIMCLRAIMNYQSGFSLVMNHPACVNEITLSLNNKNARTKALVLELLAAVCLVRGGHDIILAAFDNFKEVCGEKNRFEKLMEYFRNEDTNIDFMVACMQFINIVVHSVENMNFRVFLQYEFTHLGLDHYLESLRLTESDKLQVQIQAYLDNVFDVGAMLEDSETKTAVLEHMEELQEHVSQLTEKLQDAENDSMAKIAELEKQLSQARRELEALREQLSPPRPPSPPAPQPQECYRLALERRLAELEEKGLVQILRGPDGDVAIEIVPVVIETPAAPAAPVVTGEATATSTDVPAPAPSPPPAPAAPRPSPPPPTAAGGXARPPLPPAPPLPAGXPAPPAPPLPGAEVPPPPPPRPWGLEGPVPPPPPPPLGGELPAGPGAPQAASSSVKVKKPIQTKFRMPVFNWVALKPSQIDGTVFTELNDEKVLQELDMSDFEEQFKTKAQGPGLDISALKVKATQKAPSKVTLMESNRAKNLAITLRKGGRSVQDICTAIETYDQQALSLDFLELLLRFLPTEYERTLIGKFEREQQPLEELSDEDQFMIRFSKIPRLAERMNVMIFLGNFNDTAQLLMPQLNAIIAASMSLKSSSKLRNILEIVLAFGNYMNSSKRGAAYGFRLQSLDALLEMKSTDRKQTLLHYLVRVIMEKYPELTGFHTELHFLDKAGTVSLDSVLQDVRSLQQGMELTRKEFMRQDDSPVLKDFLKVNLEVMEKLQADSKTAKEAYESAVEYFGENPKTSPPTTFFPMFMRFIRAYKKAEQDIELWKKQEAAAKEAESGSPGSEDRPEVKLPIQKAKRQQMDMIAELKKKQMVKEPLIYEGKDGAIEDIISDLRNNPYRRADKGRGSAKKRAAGQSLQATPDISL comes from the exons ATGGGCAACGCGGCCGGGGGCATGGacgggggggccgcggggcgggagAGCCGCGACGCCCGGCTCCCggtccccccccccagcgccgccgccccgccgcccgcccggcagCCCATGCCCGCGGCCGCCGAGCTGGAGGAGCGCTTCGGCCGCGTCCTG AACTCCATGAACCTGCCCCCGGACAAGATGAAGCTGCTCAACCAGTACGACAACGAGAAGAAGTGGGAGCTCATCTGTGACCAG GAGCGTTTCCAGGTGAAAAACCCACCGTCCGCCTACATCCAGAAGCTGAAGAGCTACTTGGACACGGGTGGCGTAAGCAGGAAG tTCAAGAGGCGAGTGCAGGAGTCGACGCAGGTGCTCCGGGAGCTGGAGATTTCCTTGAGGACCAACTACATTGG ctgGGTCCAGGAGTTCCTCAACGAGGAGAACAAGGGGCTGGACGTGCTGCTGGAGTATCTCGCCTTCGCCCAGTGCTCTGTCAC GTACGACATGGAGAGCGCCGAGAACGGGAGCCCAGGCTCCGACAAGGGCAAGGTCCTGGAGTGGTCGCTGGAGGACCTGAGCAAAAGCAACTCCTCGTCCCCCACCCAGGGCTCCTCCAAAGTGCGGCACCTCACCGTCAG GCTGAACCCCTCGCACAGCAGGAAGGCGCTGAGGAACTCCCGCCTCGTCAGCCAGAAGGACGACGTCCACGTCTGCATCATGTGTCTGCGCGCCATCATGAACTACCAG tCTGGCTTCAGCCTGGTGATGAACCACCCAGCCTGTGTCAATGAGATCACCCTGAGCCTCAACAACAAGAACGCCAG GACCAAGGCgctggtgctggagctgctggctgccgTCTGCCTGGTCCGAGGTGGCCACGACATCATCCTGGCCGCCTTTGACAACTTCAAGGAG gTCTGCGGGGAGAAGAACCGTTTTGAGAAGCTGATGGAGTATTTCCGAAACGAGGACACCAACATCGACTTCATG GTGGCCTGCATGCAGTTCATCAACATCGTGGTGCACTCTGTGGAGAACATGAACTTCCGCGTCTTCCTGCAGTACGAGTTCACCCACCTGGGGCTGGACCACTACCTGGAG AGCCTCCGTCTCACCGAGAGCGACAAGCTGCAGGTGCAGATCCAAGCCTACCTGGACAACGTCTTCGACGTGGGGGCCATGCTGGAGGACTCGGAGACCAAGACAGCCGTGCTGGAGCAcatggaggagctgcaggagcacgTCAGCCAG TTGACGGAGAAGCTGCAGGATGCGGAGAACGACTCCATGGCCAAGATAGcggagctggagaagcagctgagcCAGGCGCGGCGGGAGCTGGAGGCGCTGAGG gagcagctgagccCACCGCGGCCACCCAGCCcgccagccccgcagccccaggaGTGCTACCGGCTGGCGCTGGAGCGGCGGCTGgcggagctggaggagaaggggttGGTGCAGATCCTGCGTGGGCCTGACGGAGACGTCGCCATCGAAATTGTCCCCGTCGTCATAGaaaccccagcagccccagcagcccccgtgGTTACCGGAGAGGCCACCGCCACCAGCACAG ATGTTCCGGCTCCGGCCCCGTCTcccccaccagcaccagccgccccccgcccctcccctcctccccccaccgcTGCCGGGGGCTGAGcccggcccccgctgccccctgcacccccactGCCCGCAGG gccggcccccccagcccctccactCCCAGGCGCCGAagtgccgccgccgccaccccca CGCCCCTGGGGGCTGGAGGGCCCTGTCCCCcctccaccacccccaccccttgGTGGGGAGCTCCCAGCCGGGCCGGGTGCCCCCCAGGCTGCCAGCAGTTCAG TGAAGGTGAAGAAGCCGATCCAGACCAAGTTTCGCATGCCCGTCTTCAACTGGGTGGCACTGAAGCCGAGCCAGATCGATGGCACCGTCTTCACCGAGCTCAACGACGAGAAGGTGCTGCAG GAGCTGGACATGAGTGACTTTGAGGAGCAGTTCAAGACCAAGGCACAGGGCCCCGGCTTGGACATCAGTGCCCTCAAGGTGAAGGCCACGCAGAAGGCTCCCAGCAAGGTCACCCTCATGGAGTCCAACCGAGCCAAGAACCTGGCCATCACCCTCCGCAAGGGCGGCCGCAGCGTCCAGGACATCTGCACAGCCATCGAGAC GTATGACCAGCAAGCCCTGAGCCTCGACtttctggagctgctgctgcgctTCCTGCCCACCGAGTACGAGCGGACGCTCATCGGGAAGTTCGAGCGGGAGCAGCAGCCGCTGGAGGAGCTCTCGGATGAGGACCAGTTCATGATCCGCTTCAGCAAGATCCCACGCCTGGCCGAGCGCATGAACGTCATGATCTTCCTGGGCAACTTCAATGACACGGCCCAGCTGCTCATGCCG CAACTCAATGCCATCATCGCCGCCTCCATGTCCCTCAAGTCCTCCAGCAAACTGCGCAACATCCTCGAG ATCGTCCTGGCCTTCGGGAACTACATGAACAGCAGCAAGCGCGGGGCAGCCTACGGCTTCCGGCTGCAGAGCCTTGACGCG ctcctggagaTGAAGTCGACGGACCGCAAGCAAACGCTGCTGCATTACCTGGTGCGGGTGATCATGGAGAAGTACCCCGAGCTGACCGGCTTCCACACCGAGCTGCACTTCCTTGACAAGGCGGGCACAG TCTCCCTGGACAGCGTGTTGCAGGACGTGCGGAGCTTGCAGCAGGGGATGGAGCTGACCCGCAAGGAGTTCATGCGGCAGGACGACAGCCCGGTGCTCAAGGACTTCCTCAAGGTCAACTTGGAGGTGATGGAGAAGCTGCAGGCTGACAGCAAAACCGCcaag GAGGCGTACGAGTCGGCCGTGGAGTACTTCGGGGAGAACCCCAAGACCAGTCCCCCCACCACCTTCTTCCCCATGTTCATGCGCTTCATCAGAGCCTACAAG aaagcagagcaggacaTTGAGCTGTGGAAGAAACAAGAAGCTGCGGCCAAAGAGGCAGAATCCGGCTCCCCCGGCAGCGAGGACAGGCCCGAGGTGAAG CTGCCCATCCAGAAAGCCAAGCGGCAGCAGATGGACATGATCGCAGAGCTGAAGAAGAAGCAGATGGTGAAGGAGCCGCTCATCTATGAAGGAAAAGACGGGGCCATTGAGGATATTATTTCAG ATCTGCGGAACAACCCTTACCGGCGTGCAGACAAGGGCCGCGGCAGTGCCAAGAAACGGGCTGCGGGGCAGAGCCTGCAGGCGACGCCGGACATCTCGCTGTGA